The genomic DNA CAAAGTGAGTCACACTTCTGCTAAGTTCCATTGTAACTGTTGGATGCCTGTCTCAGAATATCCTCAGAACTTTTTTTCAATCCTCTTTGCAGGCATATAAAGCGGTTGTGAATGATGCCACGATATTTAAATTAGAACTTCCCATGAAACAGAAAGGGTAAGAGAGTTGCCTGCATGAACTTCAGTGCCGAATGATAAAAGCAGCCTGACAGCTTGATTGCACTTGTCTCTCCTCACCTGCGTTTACAGGGTAGGGTTGAAAACTCAGCCTGAGTCCAAGTGTCCAGAGCTGCTAGCCAACTACTGTGACATGCTCCTGAGGAAGACTCCACTCAGCAAGAAGCTCACCTCTGAAGAGATCGAGGCCAAGCTCAAGGAAGTGGTAAGTTTAGTGTCCTTTTTAGTTTATCAAACTGCCGTTACTGCGTCTGACACATGATCTACTGTTAGTTATTGCTCTGGAAGTCTTGCGAGAACATGCAGGAAGAACATGAAACAGGCAAGCTCTGACTTTATTGTAATGTTAAGAAGTAAAGAGCAATAACCTCAACGAAGTTGTGCCAACTCAGAAAAATATTCATACGTGTTTGAATTCTCAAGAAACTGCAACAAACACCAAAAGTATCTGCTGAGTCCTTTCCAACCggtgtttatttaaatttttttttttttttcctgcagcttttagtcCTGAAGTATGTCCAGAACAAAGATGTTTTCATGCGCTACCACAAAGCCCACCTGACCCGTCGGCTCATCCTGGACATCTCAGCCGACAGCGAGATAGAGGAGAACATGGTGGAGTGGCTCAGGGTAGGAGCTGATGGGGaacatttactttttattttaccttCTATGAATCTCACCTTACtctgtttactaaatgttttcATCAGGGAGACATCTGGGGCTGTCTCCTTTTCATTTATCATCACAAGTATCACAGACAGAACATCATAATGAGACACTGCTCGCAAATTAACACAGACACAATTAGTAACACGATTAGAATCAGATTAATCTTTACTGTGATGTCATTTGTCCAAACAGGAAGTAGGAATGCCAGCCGACTATGTCAACAAGCTAGCGAGGATGTTCCAAGACATCAAGGTGTCAGAGGACCTCAACCAGTCCTTCAAAGAAATGCATAAACACAACAAGCTTGCTTTACCAGGTAAAgtcagaaaatgttttatttaataaaatgatgTCGAAGTTTGATAGTTTGGGGAAGCAAGTACATTTACTTTCTTGCTTTTCTCCACTGAGATGAGCAGATTGATGTCACTCATGTATAATCTAAACACAAAGACCAATGAGCAGCAGATTAGCTTAGCATAGAGGCTAGAAATGGAGGAAACGGCTAACCCCTACGACTTTATCTTCTGGGTAGAATAAAAAAGTAACATAACATGTAAAAGCACCTGGGAGGAGACAAACCTCAAAGGGGATTTCTCTTACAGTTCAATACACTGCAATCTACATCCTCCACGAGAACAGTGAGCACAGCGTTCGAATAGACAGACATCAAATACTGTTTTAACTTTAGATAACACAAAAGCCTAAAGACtttctttatgctaagctaactaGTAGCTGGTTTTAGCCAGCAAGGTGCAATAATGTGTCCTTTGGGCTGGGATGTGCTATAACTCTAAACTTTCTCATCTTGGTGCGCTCCCTTGCAGCTGACTCGGTCAACATAAAGATCCTGAATGCTGGAGCGTGGTCGAGGAGCAGCGAGAAGGTTTTTGTGTCTCTCCCTACGGAGCTGGAGGATTTGATACCTGAGGTAGAAGACTTCTATAAGAAGAACCACAGTGGCAGGAAGCTTCACTGGCATCACCTCATGTCCAACGGCATCGTGAGTCTAACATGTCtgcacaggaacacacacaagCAACTTAACTGTGAAATCGCACCATTACAGTTACTGTAATGGCCAAAGCAATTTACTGGAAGACTTTCACTGGTGCAGCTTTGCATTTTTCACAGATTAGAATAATCCTTTTTTTATCTAATACTGAGCTCAGCAGCTTCTCCACTTAACCACTGTCTGAAATAAGCTAGTCAGCTCCTCTCCCTTCAAACCAGCATCATTCTGATTATTTACCCAAGGTTAGAAAAGCAACCATGCACATGTAGTCCTCTCGTGATTATTTGAACTTAGTAAtcaaactaaataaaatgtCCTTCACTTCTCCAGATAACGTTTAAGAACGAGGTGGGCCAGTATGACCTGGAGGTGACCACCTTCCAGCTGGCGGTGCTGTTTGCCTGGAACCAGCGACCGAGGGAGCGGATCAGCTTCGAAAACCTCAAATTAGCCACTGAGCTGCCCGATGCAGAGCTGCGACGCACTCTCTGGGTAAACGACGAGGACAAAAGTGCCTGTGAACTGTAGATGAGTGTCTCTATCACGTCTTAGACaaacaagtttgtttttctATGAGAAACACCTTGTTTTATTTGATTAATACAAAATTTTCTGTTTCCCTCCTCAAACCTCTCTGTTCGCCCAGTCTCTGGTAGCTTTTCCCAAACTCAAGAGGCAGGTGTTGCTCTATGACCCGCCGGTGTCTTCGCCAAAAGACTTTGCAGAAGGAACATTATTCTATGTCAACCAGGAATTTTCTCTCATGTAAGTGATCACGTTCACCCTGTTCCTCTCTTcatcgtcttcttcttcttcacaacTTTGTCTCTTTAGTGCTTTCTGTGAAGTTTTAATGCACAGTCTGGTCTTAGTGAGGAAGAAATATAATTTTGCACACTCTGTTGTTTCCAAATTACTCATAAAATCCAATACATAACTTTTGAGTGTTTGGAAGTGTAGCTCTGTGCATGTTTCAACTGTTACCAAATTTATAGCATCAGATGTACTCGAGGGGACACGAGAGATGCTGAGAGGTTATTGAATGAAATGATCATATTCCAAAAATAGGAACATTTCACACTCAAAATCACTTCATTCtctttttaatttgaaaacacttttgtttttaagaacagGATTTTAGATGTGCTTTAAATCTGCAGCGCTAtgcaaaatattttgtttttttatgaagtTTTTCTAGGAACGCGAGAAATGGTTGCAGTGATAAATGAGAATGCATTATATAAAGgagtttttgtatttactcatgTTATCTTTGTGTAataacatttttgtgatttgaaACTAGTAATAGTaagtaatataaaaataaaaatatatgcaaatgtaatacaaataatattattataaataaaaacctattaaataaataatagctTAGGTAAGCAGGGTTAGACAACATGGCGGTGTGCAGAGGTGCAGCGGCTTCTTCCAGGTCTCTCTGAGTCACTGCTGTTAATGCGAACAGACCAGTGATGCTGGTGGTAATAACTGGTGATTAAATGGTCACACTGCAGACCAGATATCTTAGTAGAGACCACAGGTCCAAACGCTGACCGAGggcatttctttttcaaattcaaCTTTACAGAAAAAATTCCAAGGTTCAGAAAAGGGGGAAGATCAACCTGATCGGTCGGCTGCAGCTCACCACGGAGCGaatgagagaggaggagaacgAGGGCATTGTCCAGCTCAGGATACTAAGAACACAGGTACGGAGATGAGCTCACAGCAGGCAGGTGGAGAGGCTGGTGCTCCTTCATTTGCTTTGAACACCACCTACTGTGAATAAAGAGCCTCACAGTGCAGTTTCTTGACCTGCTTTGTTATTTTTCCACCCTCTTCTTTTCCATTTCTCACGTCCAGGAGGCCATCATCCAAATAATGAAGATGAGGAAGCGCATCAACAACGCTCAGCTGCAGACGGAGCTGGTGGAAATCCTAAAGAACATGTTTTTaccacagaagaagatgatCAAGGAGCAGATTGAGTGGCTGATAGACCATAAGTACATAAAGCGGGATGAGACGGATATAAACACCTTCATCTACATGGCATAGCAGAGCACATTAGGACGACTTGTTCTGACTTTGGTTTCAGTGGATCAGGCCTGATGGACACTAGAATACTTCCAGGCTCCCCgtcctttatttaaaaaaacaaaaatcctgtGCAGGGAGGCATGAATTTAAGACTGAgacctatttaaaaaaattcaactTCCTGCCTTAAAGTTGTACAGAcataagacaaaaacaaaaaacaaagaccagTTGCAGTGGGAGTCTGCACCAAGTGATCATAAGTATTTTTAGTTACGGCGGGGTTCCTCTGCCGTCCAGATGAGGCTGTTAATCTTTAATGGTCTGCTTGTGATGCAGTGGTGCATCATCGGGGCAGCCACTATAACACTCCTGCTCAGTGCTTGCACACTTCTGAAGGCAtgctgacaggaaacagccGAGGAACTCAAAATACCGGCAGTCCACTTTTAATCCACGCCAAATCCACATCATCTGAACGTTGAATAAAGCGCCGCCCGCGTCCCTCAAAGGCTGCTATAACCTGTTTATGGCGGCGGCTCTCTGCAGTTAAAGTGATCAAACACTTAATCTGGACTTTGTGTGAATAAATAAACGAAACAAGATAAACACTTCACAGTTTGCAGGACTGAACCAGACAGCAATCTAAAGCCAGCTCCAGACTCCCTCAAGCCTCTGGCCCTGGGTAACAAGCTAGAATCCAAGTCCCTGCGACCAAATGTACCCAGGAACAGAGGTGGGGGTGCCGGAGTGACGCCAGGAAGCCTGGGAGAGGAGGCTGAGGTCAGTATTACACATGGTAAAAACTACAATTCAAAGCTATAAGAGAGTGTACTGTGAGATGTGAATAATGAAATGATGAAATAAACAGCACCTTATTATAAAACAACATGTAGGCTTGTCTTTCATCACATGAACAGTTTaggtgatttctttttttttaaagggaagcCCTACCAATCCTCTTAATTGCCCTCAACTGAGGTATATTTGGAGTCATTTACAAGCCTGTTTCCAGGCAGAGCCAAGAGCGGCGTACGCTTCCTTCAGTCAAATATGTTGTTCATAGAAGTTTTAAAGAGATCGAAGCTCCAGCAACACTAAACTAGTATAAAAACTGCTTTATTACTTGAccagcaccacaggccaaaACGTGTTAGTCAAGTAATAAAGCTGCTGTTTATACTACAAGTGTTACTAGAGCCTCGACCTCTTCAGACCCTTGGTTCTTCTCCATGAACCTTGGAAGTAGGTGAAGTTATGCTAGAAACCTCCATTCTGTGCAAATAGGCTTCCAATGAATCATTTTTTCCCCAAAGCTACACCTTGTAACCAAGCAGGAAGAGACTGGAGGATGCGGTGTAGGTTTATAATAGACTgccagttgttttgttttcacacaAAGTGTCTCTTATAATTTGGCACTACAGAAAGTTTACTTTATCCCAGAGGTACCCAGACTTTCCTGGGATCATTTGCTAGTTTGGAATAAAACAAGAAGCCCactgtttaaaaatgtgctCATTAGAAGCATCACAAAAAAGGACGATGAGCCAGTCGCCGTGCCGTGCTCCTCGGTTTCTCCGTCAGATTGTCTCCTCGCTCGTCACCACTGGTTTTCAGTCATACATATACTCCTTTTCGATTTTT from Oreochromis niloticus isolate F11D_XX linkage group LG10, O_niloticus_UMD_NMBU, whole genome shotgun sequence includes the following:
- the LOC100691133 gene encoding cullin-5 isoform X2, with product MATSNLLKNKGSLQFEDKWDLMRPIVLKLLRQESVTKQQWFDLFSDVHAVCLWDDKGPAKIHQALKEDILDFIKQAQARVLSHQDDTALLKAYIVEWRKFFTQCDILPKPFCQLEITLMGKQGSNKKSNMEDSIVRKLMLDTWNESIFSNIKNRLQDSAMKLVHAERLGEAFDSQLVIGVRESYVNLCSNPDDKLQIYRDNFEKAYMDSTERFYRTQAPAYLQQNGVQNYMKYADSKLREEEKRALRYLETRRDCNSVQALMECCVNALVTSFKETILAECPGMIKRNETEKLHLMFSLMDKVPNGIEPMLKDLEEHIMSAGLADMVASAETITSDSEKYVEQLLTLFNRFSRLVKEAFQDDPRFLTARDKAYKAVVNDATIFKLELPMKQKGVGLKTQPESKCPELLANYCDMLLRKTPLSKKLTSEEIEAKLKEVLLVLKYVQNKDVFMRYHKAHLTRRLILDISADSEIEENMVEWLREVGMPADYVNKLARMFQDIKVSEDLNQSFKEMHKHNKLALPADSVNIKILNAGAWSRSSEKVFVSLPTELEDLIPEVEDFYKKNHSGRKLHWHHLMSNGIITFKNEVGQYDLEVTTFQLAVLFAWNQRPRERISFENLKLATELPDAELRRTLWSLVAFPKLKRQVLLYDPPVSSPKDFAEGTLFYVNQEFSLIKNSKVQKRGKINLIGRLQLTTERMREEENEGIVQLRILRTQEAIIQIMKMRKRINNAQLQTELVEILKNMFLPQKKMIKEQIEWLIDHKYIKRDETDINTFIYMA
- the LOC100691133 gene encoding cullin-5 isoform X1 is translated as MATSNLLKNKGSLQFEDKWDLMRPIVLKLLRQESVTKQQWFDLFSDVHAVCLWDDKGPAKIHQALKEDILDFIKQAQARVLSHQDDTALLKAYIVEWRKFFTQCDILPKPFCQLEITLMGKQGSNKKSNMEDSIVRKLMLDTWNESIFSNIKNRLQDSAMKLVHAERLGEAFDSQLVIGVRESYVNLCSNPDDKLQIYRDNFEKAYMDSTERFYRTQAPAYLQQNGVQNYMKYADSKLREEEKRALRYLETRRDCNSVQALMECCVNALVTSFKETILAECPGMIKRNETESEYGRTVPNKGSASSELHLMFSLMDKVPNGIEPMLKDLEEHIMSAGLADMVASAETITSDSEKYVEQLLTLFNRFSRLVKEAFQDDPRFLTARDKAYKAVVNDATIFKLELPMKQKGVGLKTQPESKCPELLANYCDMLLRKTPLSKKLTSEEIEAKLKEVLLVLKYVQNKDVFMRYHKAHLTRRLILDISADSEIEENMVEWLREVGMPADYVNKLARMFQDIKVSEDLNQSFKEMHKHNKLALPADSVNIKILNAGAWSRSSEKVFVSLPTELEDLIPEVEDFYKKNHSGRKLHWHHLMSNGIITFKNEVGQYDLEVTTFQLAVLFAWNQRPRERISFENLKLATELPDAELRRTLWSLVAFPKLKRQVLLYDPPVSSPKDFAEGTLFYVNQEFSLIKNSKVQKRGKINLIGRLQLTTERMREEENEGIVQLRILRTQEAIIQIMKMRKRINNAQLQTELVEILKNMFLPQKKMIKEQIEWLIDHKYIKRDETDINTFIYMA